A portion of the Gossypium arboreum isolate Shixiya-1 chromosome 8, ASM2569848v2, whole genome shotgun sequence genome contains these proteins:
- the LOC108482500 gene encoding uncharacterized protein LOC108482500: MIFFSAIDFFYVAFIAALLVLSVFSICFILLLRFKSRSSRHLQNFNSLWTVRFLFVIFIILWSLTEVLRLPSFRRFYLYPLLPKLTLPQQANFCKFHLVLSLGFFEPGFLIILLFLLDVSVKKTTHKSFFSVFYVFASCLPLFLLQVYFVFLGGFKVRLPQPFHRSWFIPDMDHDNDALVFCDYPLLSTILFGLFGVIFILSFLLSFWKVVSQVINKALKLRIFALALTILVGLPLQVLLMGMSAFWRPDKPTYNRIAVTVFLITFTFAAVGEGILVIKPIADSLAAAVALVEQQPLRGNGQGDDESSSPPPPAEDGPTATKCDA, from the coding sequence ATGATATTTTTTTCCGCCATCGATTTCTTCTACGTCGCCTTCATTGCTGCCCTCCTCGTTTTGTCTGTTTTCTCTATTTGCTTCATACTACTCCTCCGTTTTAAATCCAGGAGCTCCCGTCATTTGCAGAACTTCAACTCTCTCTGGACCGTCCGATTCCTTTTTGTCATCTTCATCATCTTGTGGTCCCTCACCGAAGTGCTACGCCTGCCCTCCTTTCGCAGGTTTTATTTGTATCCTCTCTTACCAAAGCTAACGCTGCCCCAGCAAGCCAATTTCTGCAAATTCCACCTGGTTCTCTCCTTGGGCTTCTTCGAGCCTGGGTTCCTAATCATCCTACTCTTCTTGCTGGATGTCTCCGTCAAGAAGACAACCCACAAAAGTTTCTTCAGCGTTTTCTACGTCTTCGCCTCTTGCCTTCCCCTTTTCCTTTTACAGGTTTACTTTGTCTTCCTCGGTGGTTTCAAGGTACGTCTCCCCCAACCTTTTCATCGGAGTTGGTTCATCCCGGACATGGACCACGACAATGATGCCTTGGTTTTCTGTGACTACCCTTTGCTAAGCACCATTTTATTTGGCCTTTTTGGGGTTATTTTTATTTTGTCCTTCTTGTTATCATTCTGGAAAGTTGTGTCTCAAGTAATCAACAAGGCCCTCAAGCTCCGTATCTTTGCCCTTGCTTTAACCATCCTGGTTGGCTTGCCATTGCAAGTTCTGCTGATGGGAATGTCTGCGTTTTGGAGGCCAGACAAGCCCACCTACAATAGAATTGCTGTAACCGTGTTCCTTATCACCTTCACCTTCGCAGCGGTCGgcgagggcattttggtcattaaacCGATAGCCGACTCGTTAGCTGCCGCTGTCGCACTAGTAGAGCAACAACCTTTACGGGGGAATGGTCAAGGTGATGATGAAAGCTCGTCACCACCACCGCCTGCGGAGGATGGTCCCACTGCTACCAAGTGCGATGCCTGA